From the Kitasatospora viridis genome, one window contains:
- a CDS encoding alanine racemase, whose protein sequence is MAQLTSAPATPAGLSRTADRARYDRATAGLPAPLAIVDLDAFDANAADLVRRAGGKPVRVASKSLRCRALIDRALSLDGFAGVMGFTLAESIWLARSGITDVLLAYPSTDRAGFAELTADPELAARVTVLVDDPAQLELIDAARGGGERVRVCLELDTSLHLLGGRLRVGARRSPLRTPEQLAELAELVERRPGFAVVGLMAYEGHIAGVGDRLAGRPVRSAAIRLMQARATAELADRRAAVVRAVRRVVPGLEFVNGGGTGSVARTAAEAAVTEVAAGSGLYQPRLFDNYRAFRGRPAALFAQPVVRRPGVGVVTVLGGGYPASGPVGADRLPEPYLPEGLRYDPQEAAGEVQTPLLGAAADDLLIGDRVWFRHAKAGELCERFAELHLVRGDRVVETVPTYRGEGRTFL, encoded by the coding sequence ATGGCGCAGCTGACCTCCGCCCCGGCCACGCCGGCCGGGCTCTCCCGCACTGCCGACCGGGCTCGCTACGACCGCGCCACCGCCGGCCTGCCGGCGCCGCTGGCGATCGTCGACCTGGACGCCTTCGACGCCAACGCCGCCGACCTGGTCCGCCGGGCCGGCGGCAAACCGGTCCGGGTGGCCAGCAAGTCGCTGCGCTGCCGGGCCCTGATCGACCGGGCGCTCTCGCTGGACGGCTTCGCGGGGGTGATGGGCTTCACGCTCGCCGAGTCGATCTGGCTGGCCCGCTCCGGCATCACTGACGTGCTGCTCGCCTACCCCTCGACCGACCGGGCCGGCTTCGCCGAGCTGACCGCCGATCCCGAACTGGCCGCCCGGGTCACCGTGCTGGTGGACGACCCGGCGCAGCTGGAGCTGATCGACGCGGCCCGCGGCGGCGGCGAGCGGGTCCGGGTCTGCCTGGAGCTGGACACCTCGCTGCACCTGCTGGGCGGGCGGCTGCGGGTCGGCGCCCGGCGCTCGCCGCTGCGCACCCCGGAGCAACTGGCCGAGCTGGCCGAGCTGGTGGAGCGCCGGCCGGGCTTCGCGGTGGTCGGCCTGATGGCCTACGAGGGCCACATCGCCGGGGTCGGCGACCGGCTCGCGGGCCGGCCGGTGCGATCGGCGGCGATCCGGCTGATGCAGGCCAGGGCGACCGCGGAGCTGGCCGACCGGCGGGCCGCGGTGGTCCGCGCGGTGCGCCGGGTGGTCCCGGGGCTGGAGTTCGTCAACGGCGGCGGCACCGGCAGCGTGGCCCGGACGGCGGCCGAGGCGGCGGTCACCGAGGTGGCGGCCGGCTCGGGGCTCTACCAGCCGCGGCTCTTCGACAACTACCGAGCGTTCCGGGGCCGGCCGGCCGCGCTCTTCGCCCAGCCGGTGGTGCGCCGGCCCGGGGTGGGCGTGGTGACGGTGCTGGGCGGCGGCTACCCCGCCTCCGGCCCGGTCGGGGCGGACCGGCTGCCCGAGCCCTACCTGCCCGAGGGCCTGCGCTACGACCCGCAGGAGGCGGCCGGCGAGGTGCAGACCCCGCTGCTGGGGGCGGCCGCGGACGACCTGCTGATCGGCGACCGGGTCTGGTTCCGGCACGCCAAGGCCGGGGAGCTGTGCGAGCGGTTCGCCGAGCTGCACCTGGTGCGCGGCGACCGGGTGGTGGAGACGGTGCCGACCTACCGCGGCGAGGGCCGGACCTTCCTGTGA
- a CDS encoding WD40/YVTN/BNR-like repeat-containing protein, producing MTEVLLAVGTQKGLFLGRSYGRRDWAFTGPHFPMNAIYAIGIDRRGGRTRLLVGADSSHWGPSVWRSDDLGASWNEPERPAVKFPEHTGASLTRLWQLQPAGPEAPGVVYAGTEPAALFRSTDHGETFSLVEPLWAHPHRTQWGEGFGGQGMHTILTDPRDPAALTVAVSSGGVYRSSDGGESWQASNAGIRVSFLPEEYPEFGQCVHKIAPDPTDPDRLLLQNHGGVFRSDDGGAGWRPVENGLPAVFGFAVAAHPRRAGTAYLAPLEADYLRFPPGRRCRIYRTEDGGANWHPLGEGLPTEDHYGVVLRDALRCDDADPAGVYFGNRNGELWASADEGDSWRLLASHLPDVLCVRAAVVG from the coding sequence ATGACCGAGGTACTGCTCGCGGTGGGCACCCAGAAGGGCCTGTTCCTGGGCCGCAGCTACGGACGCCGGGACTGGGCCTTCACCGGACCGCACTTCCCGATGAACGCGATCTACGCGATCGGCATCGACCGCCGGGGCGGCCGGACCAGGCTCCTGGTGGGCGCGGACAGCAGTCACTGGGGCCCGTCCGTCTGGCGCTCGGACGACCTGGGCGCGAGCTGGAACGAGCCGGAGCGGCCGGCGGTGAAGTTCCCCGAGCACACCGGGGCCTCGCTGACTCGGCTCTGGCAGCTCCAGCCGGCCGGCCCGGAGGCGCCCGGGGTGGTCTACGCGGGCACCGAGCCGGCCGCGCTCTTCCGCTCCACCGACCACGGCGAGACCTTCTCCCTGGTCGAGCCGCTCTGGGCGCACCCGCACCGCACGCAGTGGGGCGAGGGCTTCGGCGGCCAGGGCATGCACACGATCCTGACCGACCCGCGCGACCCGGCCGCACTGACCGTCGCGGTCTCCTCCGGCGGCGTCTACCGCAGCAGCGACGGCGGGGAGAGCTGGCAGGCCTCCAACGCCGGGATCCGGGTGAGCTTCCTGCCCGAGGAGTACCCGGAGTTCGGGCAGTGCGTGCACAAGATCGCGCCGGACCCGACCGACCCGGACCGGCTGCTGCTGCAGAACCACGGCGGGGTCTTCCGCAGCGACGACGGGGGCGCCGGCTGGCGGCCGGTGGAGAACGGGCTGCCGGCGGTCTTCGGCTTCGCGGTGGCCGCCCACCCGCGCCGGGCCGGCACCGCCTACCTGGCCCCGCTGGAGGCCGACTACCTGCGCTTCCCGCCCGGGCGCCGGTGCCGGATCTACCGGACCGAGGACGGCGGCGCCAACTGGCACCCGCTGGGCGAGGGCCTGCCCACCGAGGACCACTACGGCGTGGTGCTGCGGGACGCGCTGCGCTGTGACGACGCCGACCCGGCGGGGGTGTACTTCGGCAACCGCAACGGCGAGCTGTGGGCCAGCGCGGACGAGGGCGACAGCTGGCGCCTGCTGGCCTCGCACCTGCCGGACGTGCTCTGCGTGCGGGCCGCGGTGGTCGGCTGA